A genomic region of Barnesiella viscericola DSM 18177 contains the following coding sequences:
- a CDS encoding FimB/Mfa2 family fimbrial subunit, with protein MKARQYINVMGMAAAVLLSSCVKDTLYDTPHPDKGAVTVSLTGLSADDNYVLDIDGKVADITGSPFTYPDLLAPGTYRMVVYNRVEGFTFHGRTARVNAHTDGTSVIPLPGYLKTVSQEITVTADDTLRVNAVPVQRVRDLQLELEVTQGRPELIQNVTATLSGIAGIFDMEKGQTIGEPVSTVFSFTRDGSKLTADARLLGTMGAVQTLVLDIVFTDGGRTQHTEVDLTEALADFNGNMTTAYRVTGTLETPVGMEECNAEITDWEEVEGGNASATL; from the coding sequence ATGAAAGCAAGACAATATATAAATGTGATGGGAATGGCAGCCGCCGTGCTGCTCTCTTCCTGCGTGAAGGACACACTCTATGACACGCCGCATCCCGACAAGGGAGCTGTCACCGTCAGTCTGACGGGACTGTCGGCAGACGATAACTATGTACTCGACATCGACGGGAAGGTGGCCGACATCACCGGCTCGCCTTTTACCTACCCCGACCTGCTCGCTCCGGGAACATACCGTATGGTGGTCTATAACCGCGTGGAAGGTTTCACCTTCCACGGACGGACGGCACGGGTCAATGCCCACACGGACGGGACCTCGGTCATTCCCCTGCCGGGCTATCTGAAGACCGTCAGTCAGGAGATAACCGTAACAGCTGACGACACGCTGCGTGTCAATGCCGTTCCGGTGCAGCGTGTACGTGACCTGCAACTGGAACTGGAAGTGACACAGGGACGCCCCGAACTGATACAGAACGTGACCGCCACCCTCAGCGGCATAGCCGGAATTTTTGACATGGAGAAGGGACAGACCATCGGCGAACCTGTCTCCACGGTCTTCTCCTTCACCCGTGACGGCAGCAAGCTCACGGCCGACGCCCGCCTGTTAGGAACCATGGGAGCCGTGCAGACGCTGGTGCTGGACATCGTCTTCACCGATGGCGGACGCACACAGCACACGGAAGTCGACCTGACGGAAGCCCTTGCCGACTTCAACGGCAACATGACCACCGCCTACCGGGTAACCGGTACATTGGAGACCCCCGTCGGCATGGAGGAATGCAACGCCGAGATCACCGATTGGGAAGAGGTGGAAGGTGGCAATGCCAGTGCCACGCTGTAA
- a CDS encoding peptide chain release factor 3, translating to MSTLTEEISKRRTFAIISHPDAGKTTLTEKLLLFGGAIHIAGAVKSNKIKKTATSDWMEIEKQRGISVATSVMGFNYGDYKINILDTPGHQDFAEDTYRTLTAVDSVIIVVDVAKGVETQTRKLMEVCRMRNTPVIVFVNKLDREGRDPFDILDELESELKINVRPLSWPINIGQKFKGVYNIYEQNLNLFTPNKQVVTERIELDDVNSPELEEYIGEQDAEKLRADLELIEGVYPEFSVDDYLAAKTAPVFFGSALNMFGVKELLDCFVKIAPSPRPVQAVERVVRPEEENFTGFVFKIHANMDPNHRSCIAFVKVCSGKFERNANYKHVRSNKMMRFSSPTAFMAQKKSVVDEAYPGDIVGLPDTGNFKIGDTLTCGEELHFKGLPSFSPEMFKYIENDDPMKSKQLNKGIDQLMDEGVAQLFISQFNGRKIIGTVGQLQFEVIQYRLLHEYGAQCRWVPISLYKACWIESDDPEALEAFKKRKHQFMSVDRDGRDVFMADSSYVLQMAQNDFPKIKFHFTSEF from the coding sequence GTGAGTACACTTACAGAGGAAATCAGTAAACGCAGAACATTCGCCATCATCAGCCACCCCGATGCCGGTAAGACCACTCTTACCGAGAAGTTGCTCCTCTTCGGAGGCGCCATTCACATCGCCGGTGCCGTGAAATCGAACAAAATCAAAAAGACAGCCACCTCCGACTGGATGGAGATCGAGAAGCAACGCGGTATATCGGTTGCCACCTCGGTCATGGGCTTCAACTACGGAGACTACAAGATAAACATTCTCGACACCCCGGGTCACCAGGATTTTGCCGAGGATACCTACCGCACCCTCACCGCGGTCGACAGCGTCATCATCGTGGTCGATGTGGCCAAAGGTGTGGAGACCCAGACCCGCAAACTCATGGAGGTGTGCCGCATGCGCAACACCCCGGTGATTGTCTTTGTCAACAAGCTCGACCGCGAAGGGCGCGACCCCTTCGACATTCTCGACGAACTGGAATCGGAGTTGAAGATAAACGTGCGCCCGCTCAGCTGGCCCATCAACATCGGCCAGAAGTTCAAGGGGGTCTACAACATCTACGAGCAGAACCTCAACCTCTTCACCCCCAACAAGCAGGTGGTGACCGAGCGCATCGAGCTCGATGACGTGAACAGCCCCGAGCTGGAAGAGTACATCGGCGAACAGGACGCCGAGAAGCTGCGGGCCGACCTCGAACTCATCGAGGGGGTCTACCCCGAGTTCAGTGTCGACGACTACCTGGCCGCCAAGACGGCGCCGGTATTCTTCGGGTCGGCACTCAACATGTTCGGTGTGAAGGAGCTGCTCGACTGCTTCGTGAAGATAGCCCCCTCGCCCCGCCCCGTCCAGGCCGTGGAGCGCGTGGTGCGTCCCGAGGAGGAGAACTTCACCGGCTTCGTCTTCAAGATTCACGCCAACATGGACCCCAACCACCGCAGTTGTATCGCCTTCGTCAAGGTGTGCTCGGGCAAGTTTGAGCGCAATGCCAACTACAAGCACGTGCGCAGCAACAAGATGATGCGCTTTTCGAGCCCCACGGCCTTCATGGCCCAGAAGAAATCGGTAGTAGACGAGGCCTACCCCGGCGACATCGTGGGTCTGCCCGATACCGGCAACTTCAAGATAGGCGATACCCTCACCTGCGGCGAAGAGCTGCACTTCAAGGGTCTGCCCAGCTTCTCACCCGAGATGTTCAAATATATCGAGAACGACGACCCCATGAAGTCGAAACAGCTTAACAAGGGTATCGACCAGCTCATGGACGAGGGCGTGGCCCAGCTCTTCATCAGCCAGTTCAACGGCCGCAAAATTATCGGCACCGTGGGCCAGTTGCAATTCGAGGTTATCCAGTACCGCCTGCTGCACGAGTATGGCGCCCAATGCCGTTGGGTGCCCATCAGCCTCTACAAGGCCTGCTGGATCGAAAGCGACGACCCCGAGGCCCTCGAAGCCTTCAAAAAACGCAAGCACCAGTTCATGAGCGTCGACCGCGACGGACGCGATGTCTTCATGGCCGACTCGAGCTACGTGCTGCAAATGGCTCAAAACGATTTCCCCAAGATTAAATTCCACTTTACCTCCGAATTCTGA
- a CDS encoding DUF4924 family protein → MIIASQKKKENIAEYLLYMWQIEDLIRAYGLDIDRIQQQIIDPYNLPEAQKKSMREWYESLIDMMRSEGVEKKGHLQLNKNVLIDLTDLHLRLLKSTREPFYGAAFFKTLPYIVELRAKSGDEKVGELETCFNALYGVLLLRLQKKEIKPETLKAIEQISSFLSLLAEKYKQDKAGELKLEND, encoded by the coding sequence ATGATTATCGCCAGCCAAAAGAAAAAAGAGAATATCGCCGAATATCTGCTGTACATGTGGCAAATCGAAGACCTCATACGGGCTTACGGGCTGGACATCGACCGCATACAGCAACAGATCATCGACCCCTACAACCTGCCCGAAGCGCAGAAGAAGAGCATGCGCGAATGGTACGAATCGCTCATCGACATGATGCGCTCCGAGGGGGTGGAAAAGAAGGGACACCTGCAACTGAACAAAAACGTGCTCATCGACCTCACCGACCTGCACCTGCGCCTGCTCAAATCGACGCGCGAGCCGTTCTACGGGGCGGCCTTCTTCAAGACCCTGCCCTACATCGTGGAGCTGCGGGCCAAGTCGGGCGACGAAAAGGTGGGCGAATTGGAGACCTGCTTCAACGCCCTCTACGGCGTGCTGCTGTTGCGGTTGCAGAAGAAAGAGATCAAGCCCGAGACGTTGAAGGCGATTGAACAAATATCGTCGTTTCTCTCGCTCCTGGCCGAGAAATACAAACAGGACAAGGCGGGCGAGCTGAAACTCGAAAACGATTAA
- a CDS encoding YncE family protein codes for MKKMVSMACMGLSFLLLACGTQKQKAESQAPTVVQDGIRFCESTYPYDGGMLIANFGTEQLNPLNTEGKGYILYYKEGKTSTFIPADGNLSAPKGMYIGKGHLFVCDVNKILVYNLDNREAAPRTLTLPEGCLFANDLAAVGDTLYASVTNADKIFKIDISDMEHLGNPVEWFTVPGPNGLLADGQSLYIASYPADGNTQPQHTIYRVADVAAPALEKVIETPGQYDGIAFSSDSTALYITNWAPAGLSRVDLNTGTVTPVSISLDQPLVGPADITVIDQHVYIPDLPNSRVVVISE; via the coding sequence ATGAAAAAAATGGTTAGCATGGCCTGCATGGGCCTCTCGTTTCTTCTGTTGGCCTGTGGTACACAAAAACAAAAGGCCGAGTCGCAAGCACCCACGGTGGTTCAAGACGGAATCCGCTTTTGCGAAAGCACCTACCCCTACGATGGCGGTATGCTCATCGCCAACTTCGGCACCGAGCAGTTGAACCCCCTCAATACCGAGGGCAAAGGCTATATTCTGTATTATAAAGAGGGGAAAACCTCGACCTTCATTCCTGCCGACGGCAACCTCTCGGCCCCCAAGGGCATGTATATCGGCAAAGGTCATCTCTTTGTGTGCGATGTAAACAAAATCCTCGTTTACAATCTGGACAATCGTGAGGCCGCTCCCCGCACCCTCACCTTGCCCGAGGGCTGCCTCTTTGCCAACGACCTCGCTGCCGTGGGTGACACCCTTTACGCCTCGGTGACCAATGCCGACAAGATTTTCAAGATCGACATCAGCGACATGGAGCACCTCGGCAACCCCGTCGAGTGGTTCACGGTGCCCGGTCCCAACGGACTGCTCGCCGACGGACAGTCGCTCTATATCGCCTCCTATCCCGCCGACGGCAATACCCAGCCCCAGCATACCATCTATCGTGTGGCCGATGTGGCCGCTCCCGCCTTGGAGAAAGTCATCGAGACCCCGGGACAATACGACGGCATCGCCTTCTCGTCCGACAGCACCGCCCTCTATATCACCAACTGGGCCCCCGCCGGGCTGAGCCGGGTCGACCTGAATACCGGAACGGTTACCCCGGTATCTATCTCGCTGGACCAACCGCTGGTGGGACCTGCCGATATTACAGTCATCGACCAACATGTCTATATCCCCGACCTGCCCAACAGTCGGGTGGTAGTTATCAGTGAGTGA
- the rfbD gene encoding dTDP-4-dehydrorhamnose reductase, whose amino-acid sequence MTKKILITGANGQLGHEMRNLLADDSRFECRFTDVAELDICDAQAVSRALAEAPVDYVVNCAAYTQVDKAEENVELCRRINAEAVGNLARAAAACGARMIHISTDYVFDGHGYRPYTETMQPHPQSVYGSTKLEGEELLTRYCPQSVILRTAWLYSPYGNNFVKTMLRLGHEREELTVVADQIGTPTCAADLALVVRTVLLADRFVPGIYHVSDEGACSWYDFAVAIHRLAGITTCRVKPIRSDEYPSRARRPFYSVLDKSKIKQTYGLTLPHWYESLSHCINLLQETH is encoded by the coding sequence ATGACCAAAAAGATACTGATCACCGGCGCCAACGGACAACTGGGCCACGAGATGCGCAACCTCCTGGCCGACGACAGCCGTTTTGAGTGCCGGTTTACCGACGTGGCCGAGCTCGACATCTGCGACGCCCAGGCAGTGAGCCGGGCACTGGCCGAGGCCCCGGTGGATTATGTGGTCAACTGCGCCGCCTATACGCAGGTCGACAAGGCCGAGGAGAACGTGGAGCTGTGCCGCCGCATCAACGCCGAGGCCGTGGGCAACCTGGCCCGGGCGGCCGCCGCCTGCGGGGCCCGCATGATACACATCTCGACCGACTACGTATTCGACGGGCACGGCTATCGCCCCTACACCGAGACGATGCAGCCCCACCCGCAATCGGTCTACGGCTCGACCAAACTCGAAGGGGAAGAGCTGCTCACCCGGTATTGCCCCCAAAGCGTCATACTCCGCACCGCCTGGCTCTACTCGCCCTACGGCAACAACTTTGTCAAGACCATGTTGCGGCTGGGGCACGAGCGCGAGGAGCTGACCGTCGTGGCCGACCAGATAGGCACCCCCACCTGTGCCGCCGACCTGGCCCTTGTCGTCCGAACCGTACTGCTGGCCGACCGCTTCGTGCCGGGCATCTACCACGTATCCGACGAGGGGGCATGCAGCTGGTACGACTTTGCCGTGGCCATTCACCGGCTGGCCGGCATCACCACCTGCCGGGTGAAACCAATCCGCAGCGACGAGTACCCCAGCCGGGCCCGACGCCCCTTTTACAGCGTGCTCGACAAGAGTAAAATCAAACAGACCTACGGGCTCACGTTGCCGCACTGGTACGAAAGCCTGTCGCATTGCATAAACCTATTACAAGAAACCCATTAA
- a CDS encoding fimbrillin family protein: MKTRFFAFAALALTLAACNNDNENLNDGPVAAKFIADITPATRVNSEGTDWTEGDRIGVTGAGFTNVPYKRENGKFVTDGTVIYFDDTETKTFNAYYPYQSDGGTVTVNTAADKQGPGIDFLFASGAKGSTRSPEVSFTDKTDKGGEDNSFHHRMSLIKFTFKPGYGLIFNGMEPADYTLDGLKHEGTFDTATGTTAVTAAVESPITMQLGGATTSQVIILPQGVTTSLDLKVSFNGLDYTTTLPNPSKPEANQFSAGYAYTYNITLNNKGITVEEPEITPWEPGNSNDVSITL, encoded by the coding sequence ATGAAGACAAGATTTTTTGCTTTCGCAGCGCTGGCATTGACACTTGCCGCCTGCAACAACGACAACGAGAACCTGAATGACGGCCCGGTAGCCGCCAAGTTTATCGCTGACATTACGCCCGCTACCCGCGTCAATTCGGAAGGAACCGACTGGACCGAAGGTGACCGCATCGGCGTCACCGGCGCAGGCTTTACCAACGTGCCCTACAAGAGAGAGAACGGTAAGTTCGTGACCGACGGTACGGTCATCTATTTTGACGACACCGAAACGAAGACCTTTAATGCCTACTATCCGTATCAGTCTGACGGCGGAACGGTGACCGTCAACACCGCAGCCGACAAGCAGGGCCCCGGCATCGACTTCCTCTTTGCCTCGGGAGCGAAGGGAAGCACCCGCAGCCCGGAGGTGAGCTTCACCGACAAAACCGACAAAGGCGGTGAAGACAACTCCTTCCACCACCGCATGAGTCTCATCAAATTCACCTTCAAGCCAGGCTACGGCCTCATTTTCAACGGAATGGAACCTGCTGACTACACGTTGGACGGACTGAAGCACGAAGGCACTTTCGACACGGCTACCGGAACGACTGCCGTAACCGCAGCCGTCGAATCGCCGATTACCATGCAGCTGGGCGGTGCCACCACTTCGCAAGTCATCATTCTCCCGCAGGGAGTGACCACCTCTCTTGACCTTAAAGTGTCTTTCAACGGACTGGACTATACAACCACACTGCCGAATCCATCCAAGCCCGAAGCGAATCAGTTCTCCGCAGGCTATGCCTACACCTATAACATCACGCTCAACAACAAGGGCATCACGGTGGAAGAACCGGAGATTACCCCGTGGGAACCCGGAAATTCGAACGATGTAAGCATCACGCTGTAA
- a CDS encoding peroxiredoxin family protein → MKKTKSVIGMLALILLFSSAFNPVKTGLKEGEQAPELSLQNAEDSVSLQSLKGRYVLLNFWAGYDAPSRMENIRFAREIDKSGLENIALVSVSFDTNRKVFEETIKRDGLNAATQFYDKDGSRSDIFGNYRLNKGFASYLISPEGVIIAKDPNPEHLTKLIRQ, encoded by the coding sequence ATGAAGAAAACCAAGTCAGTTATTGGTATGCTGGCGTTGATTTTACTGTTTTCGTCGGCCTTCAATCCGGTAAAGACCGGTTTGAAAGAGGGAGAGCAGGCTCCGGAGTTGAGTTTGCAGAACGCTGAGGATAGCGTGTCACTCCAATCCCTGAAAGGCCGCTACGTATTGTTGAACTTCTGGGCAGGCTACGATGCCCCTTCGCGTATGGAGAACATACGATTTGCCCGGGAAATCGACAAGAGCGGACTCGAAAACATCGCACTCGTTTCGGTATCGTTCGATACCAACCGCAAGGTCTTTGAAGAGACCATCAAACGAGACGGCCTGAACGCAGCTACCCAATTCTATGACAAAGACGGATCACGGTCGGATATATTCGGCAACTACCGTCTGAACAAAGGATTCGCCAGTTATCTGATTTCGCCCGAGGGTGTTATCATCGCCAAAGACCCGAATCCGGAACATTTGACAAAACTTATTCGTCAATAA
- a CDS encoding fimbrillin family protein, whose translation MKTRLFTLTALLLATAACTKDELADGDRLPEGQYPLEIARITLGVEGGEAQPWGAPQTRVSENGDGTGSVFDAGDRFAVQINAEEGIYIVQDDESIKAESPLYWSDSGEHTVTAWYPATGGTLDLSDQSQSLAYLLGGSGTGDYLTPVTLTFAHRLAKVRVTPTGDALGEVQSLQLYTYTQCTYEKGTVVQGSQEGWIEMKRCEYTENGVSFTCWEANVVPGYEITKLMANNDNKERDLSTTITPEAGSYYNITLDKDKGYTDDGQGNYTVTSADGLKNIAKLVNEQWNLGINITLTADIDLSGIDWTPIGIDYNHQYKGTFNGGGHTITGLTVTTSDQYAGLFGYIGSGGTVKDVTLEGVQIATTHSVGDAGGVAGYSYGNIENCSVSGSVSGSGMNGIAGGVVGFQVGGSLTGCSSSATVNAGNTAGGVAGTTNNGASLTACYATGDVTLVSNDIGTYFAGGVVGSNGSSSTLKACYAWGSVTGSGSGTVYVGGVTGTNDCGTLTACYHAKGTVKGSDGATDGATGGVAGRNFKGLMPYGGIITACYWGDNGQEQGIGEDQVGTGGTTMVTDSNWSGAKDAMNDALQSAGSEWQYELTGALPTLKEQ comes from the coding sequence ATGAAAACAAGACTATTTACACTCACCGCGCTGCTACTTGCCACGGCAGCCTGCACGAAGGACGAACTGGCGGACGGTGACCGTCTGCCCGAAGGACAATACCCGCTGGAGATAGCCCGCATCACCCTCGGCGTGGAGGGAGGCGAGGCGCAGCCGTGGGGCGCACCGCAGACCCGCGTCAGCGAGAACGGGGACGGCACGGGCAGCGTGTTCGACGCAGGCGACCGGTTCGCCGTGCAGATAAACGCCGAGGAGGGCATCTACATCGTGCAGGACGACGAATCCATCAAAGCCGAGTCACCCCTGTACTGGAGCGACTCCGGCGAACACACCGTCACCGCCTGGTACCCCGCCACGGGCGGCACCCTCGACCTCAGCGACCAAAGCCAAAGTCTTGCCTACCTGCTGGGCGGCTCGGGCACGGGCGACTACCTGACACCCGTCACGCTGACCTTTGCCCACCGTCTGGCCAAGGTGCGCGTCACGCCCACCGGCGATGCGCTCGGCGAAGTGCAGAGCCTCCAGCTCTATACCTACACACAGTGTACTTATGAAAAGGGCACGGTAGTGCAAGGCTCGCAAGAGGGCTGGATAGAGATGAAGCGGTGCGAATATACCGAGAACGGCGTCTCCTTCACCTGTTGGGAGGCGAATGTGGTGCCCGGCTACGAGATAACCAAGCTGATGGCGAACAACGACAACAAGGAACGCGACCTCTCCACCACCATCACCCCCGAGGCGGGCAGCTACTACAACATCACGCTGGATAAGGACAAGGGATATACCGACGACGGACAGGGCAACTACACCGTGACCTCCGCCGATGGCCTGAAGAACATCGCCAAGCTGGTGAACGAACAATGGAATTTAGGCATCAATATCACCCTGACGGCCGACATCGACCTCTCGGGCATCGACTGGACACCGATAGGCATAGACTATAACCACCAATACAAAGGCACCTTCAACGGCGGCGGCCATACCATCACGGGGCTGACCGTTACGACGAGTGACCAATATGCGGGCCTGTTCGGCTACATCGGCTCCGGCGGCACGGTGAAGGACGTGACGCTGGAGGGCGTGCAGATAGCAACCACTCACAGCGTGGGCGATGCCGGCGGCGTGGCGGGATATAGCTATGGCAACATTGAAAACTGCTCGGTGTCGGGCAGCGTCAGCGGCAGCGGCATGAACGGCATTGCGGGCGGTGTAGTAGGCTTCCAAGTGGGCGGTTCCCTTACCGGATGCAGCTCCTCGGCCACAGTGAATGCCGGGAATACAGCCGGCGGCGTGGCAGGTACGACGAATAATGGTGCCTCCCTGACCGCCTGCTATGCCACGGGCGACGTGACCCTTGTAAGTAACGATATAGGCACCTATTTTGCCGGCGGTGTGGTGGGAAGCAACGGCTCATCCAGCACCCTCAAAGCCTGCTATGCCTGGGGCAGCGTGACCGGTAGCGGAAGCGGCACCGTCTATGTAGGCGGCGTAACGGGAACCAACGATTGTGGCACCCTGACTGCCTGCTACCATGCCAAAGGGACTGTCAAAGGCTCGGACGGAGCCACAGACGGAGCCACAGGCGGCGTGGCGGGACGGAACTTCAAGGGCCTCATGCCGTATGGCGGTATCATCACCGCCTGCTACTGGGGAGACAACGGCCAGGAACAAGGCATCGGTGAAGACCAGGTAGGCACCGGCGGAACCACGATGGTGACGGACAGCAACTGGTCAGGAGCCAAGGATGCCATGAACGACGCCCTGCAAAGTGCAGGCTCAGAGTGGCAGTACGAACTCACCGGAGCATTGCCAACATTGAAGGAACAGTGA
- a CDS encoding LysR substrate-binding domain-containing protein, whose amino-acid sequence MELRQLNYFKEACELRNFSEAARVLNISQSTLSQQIKQLEEELGILLFDRIGKRVVPTEAGLALLPYAHRAIQEAEDGRQMIRDLKGVQTGRLHVGVTYSMISFMLPALERFTQRYPGVEVHVTQGTSEELLQLLGDNGLDLLLSFKPESMCNDLETVPIVRSELYFVTHHSHRLASLSSITLKRLAATPLILPERGFATRKRIEELCRKYRLSLTVGIEMNDVHTILHLLRGGYWGTILTQAAVANEPDLVQIPILCAEPLTSQGYLFWPQGLYRKKAATAFADCLLAVIQGLSRRTTTD is encoded by the coding sequence ATGGAACTGCGTCAACTGAACTACTTTAAGGAGGCTTGCGAATTGCGCAACTTCTCGGAGGCGGCCCGGGTGCTGAACATCTCGCAGAGCACGCTGTCGCAACAAATCAAGCAACTGGAAGAGGAGCTGGGTATCCTGCTCTTCGACCGCATAGGCAAACGGGTGGTTCCCACCGAGGCGGGACTGGCCCTGCTGCCCTATGCCCACCGGGCGATACAGGAGGCCGAGGACGGCCGACAGATGATACGCGACTTGAAGGGGGTGCAGACGGGGAGGCTGCACGTGGGGGTGACTTACAGCATGATTTCGTTCATGCTGCCGGCTTTGGAACGGTTTACCCAGCGCTATCCCGGGGTGGAGGTGCATGTGACGCAGGGTACCTCGGAGGAGCTTTTGCAGCTGCTCGGCGACAACGGGCTGGACCTGCTGCTCTCGTTCAAACCCGAGTCGATGTGCAACGACTTGGAGACGGTGCCGATCGTGCGGTCGGAGCTTTACTTTGTCACGCACCACTCGCACCGGCTGGCCTCGCTCTCGTCGATTACCTTGAAGCGACTCGCGGCGACGCCGCTCATCTTGCCCGAGCGGGGCTTTGCCACCCGCAAGAGAATCGAGGAGCTGTGCCGCAAATACCGGCTGTCGCTCACCGTGGGCATCGAGATGAACGACGTGCACACCATTCTGCACCTGCTGCGCGGGGGCTACTGGGGGACGATTCTGACTCAGGCGGCCGTGGCCAACGAACCCGACCTGGTGCAGATTCCCATCTTGTGTGCCGAGCCGCTTACCTCGCAGGGGTATCTCTTCTGGCCGCAGGGGCTCTACCGCAAAAAGGCGGCGACGGCCTTTGCCGACTGTCTGCTGGCGGTGATACAGGGCCTTTCCCGCCGGACGACGACCGACTGA
- a CDS encoding DUF3575 domain-containing protein, which produces MKKYVTSLMLCLLMLPLVAQTQGDTIYHFRFEPGNDGLYTAYRNNGTELSRLLACVVQNKEAILAGTVPIQVDGYCNSLDDETEARATARIRSNRVKSELITREGLTEACFTTRHHTSGGDYVTVRIVIPTSPSETGPEQQAETERLAAEAQRATAEQEAEQARQAAKQQRTEASHPAHDSYHLALRANLLRWATLTPDLGIEWRICPSWGIAVNGSWTSWTWSDKDRRYALWEVAPEVRYYMGEKKAWYLGAMFKAGQFNYKLSETGRQGDLMGGGITAGYQLRLNKALDLDFNLGLGYLNADYEKYEVIDGVRVRRGNETKDWWGPINAGVTLVWKLF; this is translated from the coding sequence ATGAAAAAATACGTAACGAGCCTGATGCTATGCCTCCTGATGTTGCCACTCGTGGCACAGACACAGGGCGACACCATCTACCACTTTCGGTTCGAGCCGGGGAACGACGGCCTCTATACCGCTTACCGAAACAACGGCACCGAGCTGAGCCGTCTGCTCGCGTGCGTAGTACAGAACAAAGAGGCGATACTCGCCGGCACCGTCCCTATTCAGGTCGACGGCTACTGCAACTCGCTCGACGACGAAACGGAAGCCCGGGCTACGGCCCGTATCCGTTCCAACCGGGTGAAGAGCGAACTCATCACTCGCGAGGGGCTCACCGAAGCCTGCTTCACCACCCGCCACCACACCTCCGGCGGCGACTATGTGACGGTGCGAATCGTGATTCCGACCTCACCCTCCGAGACCGGGCCGGAGCAACAGGCCGAGACCGAACGGCTGGCAGCCGAAGCTCAACGAGCCACCGCCGAACAAGAGGCCGAACAGGCCCGACAAGCCGCCAAGCAGCAACGCACCGAAGCCTCGCACCCGGCGCACGACTCCTACCACCTCGCCCTGCGGGCCAACCTGCTGCGCTGGGCTACCCTGACACCCGACCTGGGCATCGAATGGCGCATCTGCCCGTCGTGGGGCATTGCCGTAAACGGCTCGTGGACTTCTTGGACGTGGAGCGACAAGGACCGCCGCTATGCTCTGTGGGAAGTGGCTCCGGAAGTGCGTTACTATATGGGCGAGAAAAAAGCCTGGTATCTGGGTGCTATGTTCAAGGCCGGACAGTTCAACTACAAGCTCTCCGAAACAGGCAGGCAGGGCGACCTGATGGGTGGCGGCATCACTGCCGGCTACCAGTTGCGGCTGAACAAGGCATTAGATCTTGATTTCAACCTCGGCTTGGGCTACCTCAATGCAGACTATGAGAAATATGAAGTCATCGACGGTGTGCGCGTGCGCCGCGGCAACGAGACAAAGGACTGGTGGGGCCCCATCAATGCCGGTGTGACATTGGTATGGAAGTTATTCTAA